Proteins found in one Acipenser ruthenus chromosome 18, fAciRut3.2 maternal haplotype, whole genome shotgun sequence genomic segment:
- the LOC117422047 gene encoding glutamate carboxypeptidase 2-like: protein MVSWKMMSWKLVAVVCTVVFLVLGILIGKFGIPPDLPSWLRGMSIDGDSSLTERLMKEIRADNIEKNLKYFTQKAHIAGSPREEEELVNYIFNEWKSHLDSARIYPYSVLLSYPNASDPNYVAVQLENGTEADVSAKVEKILNPDQEEDPTVVNPFNAYSLPGTVVGDPVYVNYGTIEDFTYMKRNLSIDLNGTIAIARYGKIYRADKVKHAAEFGCVGMVLYSDPADYAVDSEVRVYPDDWWLPGTGVQRGTVLPRDGDPLTPYYPSIESAFYQKESDSFSVSAIPVTPIGYDDAIKYLRKISGPEANSTWQGGLNVTYRLGPGFIPPYSNRSICCPWKLSRRLGVRSC, encoded by the exons ATGGTGTCTTGGAAAATGATGTCTTGGAAACTGGTAGCTGTTGTGTGTACTGTAGTGTTTCTAGTCCTAGGAATCTTAATTGGAAAGTTTGGTATTCCTCCTGACCTCCCCAGCTGGCTCAGGGGAATGAGTATTGATGGAGACAGCAGCCTCACAGAAAGACTCATGAAGGAAATCCGTGCAGACAACATTGAGAAAAACTTGAA GTACTTCACACAAAAAGCTCATATCGCTGGCAGCCCCCGAGAAGAAGAAGAGCTggttaattatatttttaatgagTGGAAAAGTCACCTTGATAGTGCTCGGATCTACCCCTACTCTGTACTACTCTCCTATCCAAATGCCAGTGACCCAAATTACGTAGCTGTTCAGCTTGAGAATGGCACTGAAGCTGACGTGTCGGCCAAGGTGGAGAAAATTCTCAACCCAGACCAGGAGGAGGACCCCACTGTTGTAAACCCTTTTAATGCTTACTCTCTTCCCGGCACTGTCGTG gGGGATCCTGTTTATGTAAACTATGGGACCATTGAAGACTTCACATACATGAAGAGGAATCTTTCAATTGATCTGAATGGAACAATTGCAATTGCTCGCTATGGGAAAATTTACAGAGCGGACAAG GTAAAACATGCAGCAGAGTTTGGCTGTGTTGGGATGGTACTGTACTCAGACCCTGCAGACTATGCAGTTGACAGTGAGGTGAGGGTGTACCCTGATGACTGGTGGTTGCCTGGTACAGGAGTTCAGCGTGGGACTGTCCTTCCCAGAGACGGGGATCCTTTGACACCATATTACCCATCAATAG AGTCTGCATTTTACCAAAAAGAGAGTGACTCTTTTAGTGTATCTGCGATCCCAGTTACTCCAATAGGATATGATGATGCTATTAAATACCTCAg aaAAATATCTGGACCAGAAGCAAACAGCACATGGCAAGGGGGTCTGAATGTGACATATCGACTTGGTCCAGGATTTATTCCTCCTTATAGCAACAG